Within the Bacteroidales bacterium genome, the region ACACATGAACTGAAGACACCGATTTCAACCATATCCCTGGCCTCACAGATGCTGGGAGATACCAGCATTCCGGTTGAACTCAAAAATACTTCGCAGATATCCAAGATCATTTCGGAAGAATGCAGGCGACTTGGAAGCCAGGTTGAAAAGGTACTGCAAACGTCGGTATTCGATAAAGGCAAGATCAGGCTGAGGTTAACCGAAGTCAACATGCATGAAATCATTTCAGGTGTGGTGGATAACTTTTCGATACAGGTAAAAAGCAGGAGCGGAAAAATCACCACCTCTCTGAACGCTCAGAATTTTATCCTGCATGCCGACCAGGTTCATGTAACCAATGTGATGTCGAATTTGTTAGATAATGCCATCAAGTACACAACAAGGGAGCCTGAAATTTCAGTTGAAACCGAAAATGTTATGGAATTCTTTGTGATAACTGTAAAAGATAACGGAATTGGGATTTCAAGGGCAGATCAGAAGCGCATATTTGAAAAGTTCTACAGGGTTCCCACAGGAAACATCCATACTGTAAAGGGTTTCGGATTAGGATTGAGTTATGTTAAGATGGTAACAGAAGCCCATAATGGCTATGTTGAGGTTCAAAGTGAATTATACCAGGGAAGTGCTTTTAAAATTTTCTTACCTTTAATAGATATTGAAACACATGCAAAAGGTTAAAATTCTTCTTGCCGAGGACGATGAAAATCTGGGAATGCTTCTGCGCGAGTACCTCATCGTAAAGAACTATGATGCCGACTGGTTTATTAACGGGGAAAAGGCATATAAAAGCTTTGTAAAGACGCATTATGATTTGTGTGTCCTTGACGTTATGATGCCGGTTAAAGACGGTTTTACACTGGCCCGGGAGATCAGGATGACCAACTCGGATATTCCGATTATTTTTCTTACTGCGAAATCTCTTAAGGAAGATATCATTGAAGGATTCAAGTCGGGTGCTGATGATTATATCAGTAAACCTTTCAGCATGGAAGAATTGCTGTTCAGGGTTGAGGCCGTGCTTCGCCGCACCAAGAAAGACCTTTCAGGCGCAGCACAGACCGAATACAAGATCGGCGATTATATGTTCTATCCGAACACTCAGCTTCTGAAACACGGAAATGAAGAGCACAAGCTCACAACCAAGGAATCAGATCTTTTAAAACTCCTGTGTGCCAATAAGAATACAATACTCGACAGGAATTTTGCGCTGAAGACAATCTGGGTTGATGACAATTATTTCAACGCGCGCAGCATGGATGTGTACATTGCAAAACTCCGGAAATTCCTGAAGGAAGATCCAAAGGTTCAGATTATAAATGTGCACGGGAAAGGGTTTAAATTAATAGAAAGCTAATGTGCTATTGTGCTAATGTGCTAATGTGCTAATTCGTCGCACAGTTTCTAACCCCCTAAACAGCTAATAAGCTAAACAGCTAAAAAAAAACCCCGCAAATGCGGGGTCTTTTTTTACATCATTCCACCCATTCCGCCGGGACCGCCCATAGGGGCAGGGGCTTCTTTTTCGGGTTTCTCAGCCACAACACATTCGGTGGAGAGGAACATTCCGGCGATGGAAGCAGCGTTTTCAAGAGCTACGCGGGCTACCTTGGTAGGATCGATAACTCCTGCTGCAAATAAAGGCTCGAACTTATCATCCTGGGCATTGTAGCCAAAGTCATTCTTGCCTTCTTTAATTTTCTGAACAATTACTGAACCTTCGAGACCTGCATTTTCAACAATCTGCCTGGCGGGTTCTTCGAGTGCCCTCTTAATGATGGCAATACCTGTGTTCTGGTCTTCATTGGATCCGGTCAGATTCTCAATTGCTTTGATTGAACGGATATAGGCAACACCACCACCCGGTATAATTCCTTCTTCAACAGCTGCACGGGTTGCACTCAAAGCGTCTTCAACGCGGGCTTTCTTTTCCTTCATTTCAACTTCGGAAGCAGCACCTACGTAAAGGACAGCAACACCACCGGCTAATTTCGCAAGCCTTTCCTGCAGTTTTTCCCTGTCATAATCTGATGTGGTAGTTTCCATCTGTGATTTAATCTGTTTGATGCGGCCTTCAATGTTCTTCTTGTCGCCGGCACCATTCACAACGGTTGTATTTTCCTTGTCGATTACCACTTTTTCAGCTTTACCGAGCATATCCAGTTTAGCACCGTCGAGGGTCAGACCTTTTTCTTCAGAAATTACAACACCGCCTGTAAGGATAGCAATATCCTCAAGCATTTCTTTTCTCCTGTCGCCAAAGCCCGGAGCTTTAACAGCAGCAATCTTGAGTGAACCTCTCAGTTTGTTTACAACCAGGGTGGCGAGTGCTTCACCATCGATATCCTCGGCAATGATAAGGAGCTGACGGCCCTGCTGAGCAATAGGCTCAAGAACCGGAAGCAGATCTTTCATTGTGGAGATCTTCTTATCAGTGATCAGGATGAGTACGTTCTCAAGAACAGCTTCCATCTTATCGGAATCGGTGATAAAATAGGCTGAAATATAGCCGCGGTCAAACTGCATACCTTCAACAACATCCACATGGGTTTCAGTTCCTTTTGCTTCTTCAACGGTAATAACGCCTTCTTTCTTCACTTTGCCCATGGCTTCAGCGATAAGTTTGCCGATATTGTGGTCATTATTTGCTGAAATAGAAGCAACCTGCTCAATCTTGGTGATATCTTCACCAATGGCCTGTGATTGTTTCTTCAGGTCCTCGATAACTGCCAAAACGGCTTTGTCAATCCCTCTTTTCAGATCCATCGGGTTTGCACCGGCTGTAACGTTTTTCAAACCTACAGTTACTATCGACTGGGCAAGAACAGTCGCTGTTGTGGTGCCATCACCTGCATCATCATTGGTTTTAGAAGCTACTTCTTTCACAAGCTGAGCGCCAATATTTTCAAAAGCTTCTTCAAGTTCAATTTCTTTTGCTACAGTAACTCCGTCCTTGGTAACGAGGGGAGCGCCGAACTTCTTGTCAAGAATGACATTGCGGCCCTTGGGTCCAAGGGTAACCTTAACTGCATTGGCGAGCTGGTCAACACCTTTTTTCAGTTGTTCACGAGCTTCAATATTAAATTTGATTTCTTTAGCTGCCATTTTATAGATTATTTAAGAGGATTATTATTCAACAACATAAAGTATATCCGACTGATTCATGAGCAGATAGTCATTTCCTTCGATTGTAAGTTCAGTGCCGGAATATTTTCCGTAAAGAACCACATCACCTGTTTTTACAATTACAGGCTCGTCTTTCTTCGGTTCACCAACCTTAACAACTTCACCTTTCTGCGGTTTTTCTTTTGCAGAATCAGGAATGATAATCCCACTGGCTGTTTTTTCTTCGGCCGGGAAAGGTTTTATCAAAACCTTGCCTGCATTAACTTTTCCTTTAATATTTGCCATGTTATAATTGATTTTAGAGTTAAACTTTCCAGTCTAAAGGTTGCAAAGCATTTATCGAATTTTATGCCAAATGTAATTTTTAAGAATTTTCGGCTTTTCGAATGTCAGAATTACAGCCGGACCCTAAGTATATTACAGGCAAAGTTACGATAAGTTCAAGACAATCAGTATGAAATCAAGCAATACTTCATTTACAGGGAATAAAAAAAAAGTGTCAGCATTATGACATACTGACACTCGGCTCATATGATGTTTTTGGTTTATTTCTCAGGTTGAGGCTGCTCAGTACCCTGTTGCTGTCCCTGCTCAGG harbors:
- a CDS encoding response regulator transcription factor, whose amino-acid sequence is MQKVKILLAEDDENLGMLLREYLIVKNYDADWFINGEKAYKSFVKTHYDLCVLDVMMPVKDGFTLAREIRMTNSDIPIIFLTAKSLKEDIIEGFKSGADDYISKPFSMEELLFRVEAVLRRTKKDLSGAAQTEYKIGDYMFYPNTQLLKHGNEEHKLTTKESDLLKLLCANKNTILDRNFALKTIWVDDNYFNARSMDVYIAKLRKFLKEDPKVQIINVHGKGFKLIES
- the groL gene encoding chaperonin GroEL (60 kDa chaperone family; promotes refolding of misfolded polypeptides especially under stressful conditions; forms two stacked rings of heptamers to form a barrel-shaped 14mer; ends can be capped by GroES; misfolded proteins enter the barrel where they are refolded when GroES binds) translates to MAAKEIKFNIEAREQLKKGVDQLANAVKVTLGPKGRNVILDKKFGAPLVTKDGVTVAKEIELEEAFENIGAQLVKEVASKTNDDAGDGTTTATVLAQSIVTVGLKNVTAGANPMDLKRGIDKAVLAVIEDLKKQSQAIGEDITKIEQVASISANNDHNIGKLIAEAMGKVKKEGVITVEEAKGTETHVDVVEGMQFDRGYISAYFITDSDKMEAVLENVLILITDKKISTMKDLLPVLEPIAQQGRQLLIIAEDIDGEALATLVVNKLRGSLKIAAVKAPGFGDRRKEMLEDIAILTGGVVISEEKGLTLDGAKLDMLGKAEKVVIDKENTTVVNGAGDKKNIEGRIKQIKSQMETTTSDYDREKLQERLAKLAGGVAVLYVGAASEVEMKEKKARVEDALSATRAAVEEGIIPGGGVAYIRSIKAIENLTGSNEDQNTGIAIIKRALEEPARQIVENAGLEGSVIVQKIKEGKNDFGYNAQDDKFEPLFAAGVIDPTKVARVALENAASIAGMFLSTECVVAEKPEKEAPAPMGGPGGMGGMM
- a CDS encoding co-chaperone GroES, encoding MANIKGKVNAGKVLIKPFPAEEKTASGIIIPDSAKEKPQKGEVVKVGEPKKDEPVIVKTGDVVLYGKYSGTELTIEGNDYLLMNQSDILYVVE